Proteins from one Rhodoflexus caldus genomic window:
- the porN gene encoding type IX secretion system ring subunit PorN/GldN — MKSLIRLVAAACVMVSATISYAQERDEFGYNSNSLRPIKYHDQLFSKRLWWRIDLREKQNKPLNAKGHEITRIIIEAVKTGIIRPFVDDSLKTRLSYEEFMAKITRPSAGDGLTEEEKALGFGVEDDGGGWGNEFSDGDDNATPAGPDTYLPGKELYLLELKEDLIFDKKRSRMYRDIQSITLLVPFEINQKADLPIASFSYKELVENVFKDNPDAIWFNNANPKEHRNMAEAFDLRLFAAHLTKYSNSEDATIIDIYGDGDLALYASLQIEYALLDFEAQLWEY, encoded by the coding sequence AGCATGTGTAATGGTTTCTGCAACCATATCCTATGCGCAGGAAAGAGATGAATTCGGGTATAACTCAAACTCGCTTCGTCCTATCAAGTACCACGATCAGTTATTTAGCAAAAGGCTTTGGTGGCGTATAGACTTGCGTGAAAAACAGAACAAGCCATTAAATGCCAAGGGACATGAAATTACAAGAATTATTATTGAAGCTGTAAAGACAGGTATCATCAGGCCATTTGTGGACGACTCTTTGAAAACTCGTTTGAGCTATGAGGAGTTTATGGCTAAAATCACAAGACCCTCTGCCGGAGACGGTCTTACCGAAGAAGAGAAAGCGCTTGGTTTTGGGGTAGAAGATGATGGGGGCGGTTGGGGTAATGAGTTTAGCGACGGAGACGACAATGCAACGCCCGCAGGCCCTGATACATATCTTCCCGGTAAAGAGTTGTACTTGTTAGAATTAAAAGAAGATTTGATTTTTGATAAAAAGCGTTCGCGCATGTATCGGGATATACAGAGTATCACATTACTTGTACCCTTTGAAATCAATCAAAAAGCCGACCTTCCCATTGCATCTTTCTCTTATAAGGAGCTCGTAGAAAACGTTTTTAAGGATAATCCTGATGCGATATGGTTCAATAATGCGAACCCGAAAGAGCACCGCAATATGGCAGAGGCATTTGATTTGCGACTGTTTGCTGCGCATTTGACTAAATACTCTAACAGCGAAGATGCAACCATTATAGATATCTATGGCGACGGCGATTTGGCTCTGTATGCTTCTTTACAAATAGAGTATGCGTTGCTTGATTTTGAGGCGCAACTTTGGGAGTATTAA